The Conger conger chromosome 15, fConCon1.1, whole genome shotgun sequence genome contains a region encoding:
- the lrp3 gene encoding low-density lipoprotein receptor-related protein 3, translated as MMERTVTIEPVVKWISIRFAVFCVACVVVVRRTECTAVLLAACSGKVELHAERRGVIYSPSWPLNYPPGMNCSWDIQGDKGDVITISFRNFDLEESGKCLGDWLMLGPTWREEYRVCGSLLPPPFISTRGRVWLYFHSQANSSGQAQGFRLSYIRGRLGQSSCQNEEFLCGNGKCLPRAWRCNGLDECGDGTDEKSCAPPPTEARPSLCPPSTFQCTQAQSTQCLPNTLRCNGARDCANGSDEASCPDTSCGKRLANFYGSFASPDFFRPNRSLADLRCSWFLDTQDPKRIVLQLDLQLGPSDTVRVYDGLGDRGDHLLQTFSHRNNRRPAVVESSRGQMTVLYHAKPRGPGHGFNATYQVKGYCFPGEHPCGSDQGCFSERQRCDGYWHCPSGKDEEDCPICPEGQYPCEGASGACYPASERCNNQKKCPEGSDEKNCFNCQPGNFHCGTNLCIFETWRCDGQEDCQDGSDERDCLVAVPRKVITAALIGSLVCGLLLVIALGCAFKLYSLRTREYRAFETQMTRLEAEFVRREAPPSYGQLIAQGLIPPVEDFPVYNPSQASMLQNIRTAMRRQIRRHSTRRVSSRRRLGRLWSRLFHRGTRLRGQIPLLTPPGAAHPSLTRSHSYQAVGGAGGGTGLTPSPCSSTALGLALQAHAEALFQPPADSPPTPLSPSTPTPLSPPTPSSPLSASDSPEEEESEESGVQSPEGREGGASLRLHPLSGLMDRPGPSRRPSSAPENPCDTYSRRASRKLVQGLAANVALRRYTPLGMSPSADLRLPFSPPDTHPPALARGQGPSNRMCPSVELPIQEGQEACCGSNGDDDESLLLC; from the exons ATGATGGAGAGGACTGTAACGATAGAGCCTGTGGTTAAATGGATTTCCATTCGATTCGCTGTGTTTTGTGTCG CCTGTGTCGTCGTTGTTCGGAGGACCGAGTGCACAGCGGTACTGCTGG CTGCCTGCAGTGGGAAGGTGGAGCTGCacgcagagaggaggggggtcatCTACAGCCCATCCTGGCCCCTGAACTACCCCCCAGGAATGAACTGCAGCTGGGACATCCAGGGCGATAAGGGCGATGTCATCACTATCAG ttTCCGAAACTTTGACCTGGAGGAGTCTGGGAAGTGCTTGGGGGACTGGCTGATGCTGGGGCCCACATGGAGGGAGGAGTACCGGGTGTGTGgctccctcctgccccctcccttcATCTCCACCCGGGGCAGGGTCTGGCTCTACTTCCACTCCCAGGCCAACAGCTCTGGGCAGGCCCAGGGCTTCCGCCTGTCCTACATCCGGG GCAGACTGGGCCAGAGCAGCTGTCAGAACGAGGAGTTCCTGTGTGGGAACGGGAAGTGCCTCCCGCGGGCGTGGCGCTGCAACGGGCTGGACGAGTGCGGGGACGGCACGGACGAGAAGAGCTGCGCCCCCCCGCCCACCGAGGCCCGGCCCAGCCTGTGCCCGCCCTCCACCTTCCAGTGCACGCAGGCCCAGTCCACGCAGTGCCTGCCCAACACGCTGCGCTGCAACGGGGCCCGCGACTGCGCCAACGGGTCCGACGAGGCCAGCTGCCCCGACACGTCCTGCGGCAAGCGGCTGGCCAACTTCTACGGCTCCTTCGCCTCGCCCGACTTCTTCCGGCCCAACCGCAGCCTGGCGGACCTGCGCTGCTCCTGGTTCCTGGACACGCAGGACCCCAAGCGCATCGTCCTGCAGCTGGACCTGCAGCTGGGCCCCAGCGACACGGTGCGCGTGTACGACGGCCTGGGCGACCGCGGCGACCACCTCCTGCAGACCTTCTCCCACCGCAACAACCGCCGGCCCGCCGTGGTGGAGTCCAGCCGCGGCCAGATGACCGTGCTGTACCACGCCAAGCCCCGGGGGCCCGGCCACGGCTTCAACGCCACCTACCAGGTGAAGGGCTACTGCTTCCCCGGGGAGCACCCCTGCGGCAGCGACCAGGGCTGCTTCTCCGAGCGCCAGCGCTGCGACGGCTACTGGCACTGCCCGTCGGGTAAGGACGAGGAGGACTGCCCCATCTGCCCGGAGGGCCAGTACCCCTGCGAGGGCGCCAGCGGGGCCTGCTACCCCGCCTCGGAGCGCTGCAACAACCAGAAGAAGTGCCCGGAGGGCTCGGACGAGAAGAACTGCTTCAACTGCCAGCCGGGGAACTTCCACTGCGGCACCAACCTGTGCATCTTCGAGACGTGGCGCTGCGACGGGCAGGAGGACTGCCAGGACGGCAGCGACGAGCGCGACTGCCTGGTGGCCGTGCCGCGGAAGGTCATCACCGCCGCCCTCATCGGCAGCCTGGTGTGCGGCCTGCTGCTGGTCATCGCGCTGGGCTGCGCCTTCAAGCTCTACTCCCTCCGCACGCGCGAGTACAG GGCGTTTGAAACCCAGATGACACGGCTGGAGGCGGAGTTTGTGAGGAGAGAGGCCCCGCCCTCCTACGGTCAGCTCATTGCGCAAGGCCTCATCCCACCGGTGGAGGACTTCCCTGTCTACAACCCCTCTCAG GCGTCCATGCTCCAGAACATCCGCACCGCCATGCGCCGGCAGATCCGGCGGCACTCCACCCGCCGCGTGTCGTCACGGCGCCGGCTGGGCCGTCTGTGGAGCCGGCTCTTCCACCGCGGCACCCGACTGCGCGGCCAGATCCCGCTGCTGACCCCGCCCGGGGCCgcccacccctccctcacccGCTCGCACAGCTACCAGGCcgtgggcggggcggggggcggcaCGGGGCTCacgccctccccctgctcctccaccGCCCTGGGACTGGCCCTGCAGGCTCACGCCGAGGCCCTGTTCCAGCCCCCCGCGGACTCCCCGCCCACGCCCCTGTCCCCCTCCACGCCCACGCCCCTGTCCccgcccaccccctcctcccccctctctgcctccgacagtccggaggaggaggagtcggAGGAGTCGGGTGTGCAGTCTCCTGAGGGGCGAGAGGGCGGGGCCTCCCTCCGACTCCACCCGCTCTCAGGACTGATGGACAGGCCGGGCCCCAGCAGACGGCCCAGCTCCGCCCCCGAGAACCCGTGCGACACCTACAGCCGCAGGGCCTCCCGAAAACTGGTGCAGGGGCTGGCTGCCAACGTGGCTCTGCGACGGTACACTCCCCTGGGCATGTCCCCCAGCGCAGACCTCCGCCTGCCCTTCAGCCCCCctgacacacacccccctgcccTGGCCCGGGGCCAGGGGCCCTCGAATCGGATGTGCCCGTCTGTGGAACTGCCAATTCAGGAAGGGCAGGAGGCCTGCTGCGGGAGCAACGGGGACGATGACGAGTCCCTTCTCCTGTGCTGA